In the genome of Leeuwenhoekiella sp. MAR_2009_132, one region contains:
- the gltX gene encoding glutamate--tRNA ligase, whose amino-acid sequence MSNNVRVRFAPSPTGPLHIGGVRTALYNYLFAKKNKGTFILRIEDTDQNRYVEGAENYIIEALNWCGIPYDEGPGKEAGYGPYRQSERKDKYFAFAEKLIASGDAYYAFDTSEALDEHRKNHEEQGKTFIYNWHNRNKLDNSLNLSSEETQKRIDAGEDYVIRFKCPESELLELEDIIRGTVEVNTSLLDDKVLFKSDGMPTYHLANIVDDHLMEISHVIRGEEWLPSMALHVLLYRAFGWDAPQFAHLPLIMKPVGKGKLSKRDGDKMGFPVFPLLWKDPKTNDVSAGYREDGYLPEAVVNMLAFLGWNPGTEKEIYKLEELIQDFDLERVHKSGAKFDPEKTKWFQQQQLHIASDASLVAGLQKILAQKNLEFKDDYVEQVIHLVKERAVFVADLWEQGNFFFERPENYDEKAVKKAWKEDTAEIMTTVSKIVNDTEDFTAENLSANIKEWIQNEGLGFGKVMQPFRISLVGSMSGPDVFMIAETIGKARTLERIRFAIEKL is encoded by the coding sequence ATGTCTAACAATGTACGTGTGCGTTTTGCACCAAGCCCCACAGGACCTCTACACATAGGAGGTGTGCGCACTGCACTTTATAATTATCTTTTTGCAAAAAAAAATAAAGGAACCTTCATTCTTCGCATTGAAGATACAGACCAAAACCGTTATGTAGAAGGCGCAGAAAACTATATAATCGAAGCTCTTAACTGGTGCGGTATTCCTTATGATGAAGGCCCAGGCAAAGAAGCAGGTTACGGCCCGTATAGACAAAGTGAACGCAAGGATAAATATTTTGCTTTTGCTGAAAAATTAATCGCTTCAGGTGATGCTTATTATGCATTTGATACTTCTGAAGCCCTAGATGAGCATCGTAAAAACCACGAAGAACAAGGCAAAACCTTTATCTACAACTGGCACAACCGCAATAAACTGGATAACTCTTTAAATCTTTCTTCAGAAGAAACACAAAAGCGAATAGATGCAGGTGAAGACTATGTTATTCGATTTAAATGTCCTGAAAGCGAGCTTTTAGAATTAGAAGATATCATTCGCGGTACTGTTGAAGTAAATACAAGTTTATTAGACGACAAGGTATTGTTTAAGTCAGACGGAATGCCTACCTACCATTTAGCAAATATTGTTGATGATCACTTAATGGAAATTTCACACGTTATACGTGGTGAAGAGTGGTTACCCTCTATGGCGCTACATGTATTACTATACCGCGCATTCGGCTGGGATGCACCTCAATTTGCACATCTCCCCTTAATTATGAAACCGGTAGGAAAAGGTAAATTAAGCAAGCGTGATGGGGATAAAATGGGCTTTCCTGTCTTTCCATTACTATGGAAAGATCCTAAAACAAATGATGTTTCGGCTGGTTATAGAGAAGATGGTTATTTACCTGAAGCTGTAGTAAATATGCTTGCGTTTTTAGGATGGAATCCCGGTACTGAAAAAGAAATATATAAACTGGAAGAGCTAATACAGGATTTCGACTTAGAACGTGTACATAAATCAGGAGCAAAATTTGATCCTGAAAAAACAAAATGGTTTCAGCAGCAGCAATTACATATCGCTTCTGATGCTTCTCTGGTAGCTGGATTACAAAAAATTCTCGCTCAAAAAAATCTGGAGTTTAAAGATGATTATGTTGAACAAGTGATTCATCTGGTTAAAGAACGTGCAGTATTTGTTGCAGATTTATGGGAACAAGGAAATTTCTTCTTTGAAAGACCAGAAAATTATGACGAGAAAGCCGTTAAAAAAGCCTGGAAAGAAGACACCGCAGAAATCATGACCACTGTTTCTAAAATCGTTAATGATACTGAAGATTTTACTGCTGAAAATTTATCAGCTAACATTAAAGAATGGATTCAAAATGAAGGTTTAGGTTTTGGTAAAGTAATGCAGCCTTTTAGAATTAGTTTAGTAGGATCTATGTCTGGACCAGATGTATTTATGATTGCCGAAACTATAGGTAAAGCGCGTACACTAGAGCGAATACGTTTTGCAATTGAAAAATTATAA
- the ybeY gene encoding rRNA maturation RNase YbeY — MIEFDSQNDFSLDLEEQTRNWIKATALKESYGIEMLEYVFCSDEYLLQINEQFLKHDTFTDIVTFDYTENKLLNGEMYISTDRVAENAETFGVSFNTELRRVIIHGLLHMCGYGDKTDEEKVVMRAKEDFYLNLWPVE, encoded by the coding sequence ATGATTGAATTTGATAGTCAGAATGATTTCAGTTTAGATCTGGAAGAACAAACGCGTAATTGGATCAAAGCTACAGCCCTTAAAGAATCCTACGGGATTGAAATGTTGGAATATGTTTTTTGTTCAGACGAGTATTTGTTACAAATTAATGAGCAGTTTTTAAAGCACGATACATTTACAGATATAGTCACTTTTGACTATACTGAGAACAAGCTTTTAAATGGTGAAATGTATATAAGTACAGATCGTGTTGCAGAAAATGCCGAAACTTTTGGCGTGAGTTTTAATACAGAATTAAGGCGTGTAATAATACATGGCCTGTTACACATGTGTGGTTACGGTGATAAGACTGATGAGGAAAAAGTGGTTATGCGGGCTAAAGAAGATTTCTATCTTAACCTTTGGCCGGTAGAATAA